The following are from one region of the Megachile rotundata isolate GNS110a chromosome 15, iyMegRotu1, whole genome shotgun sequence genome:
- the LOC100879299 gene encoding protein kinase C-binding protein NELL1 isoform X5: MLHRRSTRPDQRNSDVPNERHRMRPILRSTIGGGEKRDRLKQGRIARCWWLVLSVLVREEPAYVVLDVQPRPGCAAAAASSHRGQRPARRRTGGNAIRIFLLAAVAAFLAIAVSPVSGTTNKKEEATAAVANVGVTEETSGVLATRPRTGSDPGGGIDLLAALQLHNTTRQGVTQVPGLVRLKPAYYLQGEERELRLNEASFERAATLLRRVPEFTIAAALRQEEANSGTIVAFSHGNNRYLELQSSGRKDELRLHYVSRRDGTVHVEAFPFRLADGAWHRVALSVSGSQVELLVDCHPLYRRLLRPGPPDTNFTLPQLQLWVGQRNVRHFLFKGALQDVKLIPGPHGYLSQCPQLDSSCPTCGQFSILQNTVEQLMHNLNELSRRLAAAEGRISKVEECECQKACRANGTVHEDGATWEKGCQQCSCVHGEIECRPTPCAAVTCKNPVIPQGQCCPICLKQCYLHGVIYDHGEKVSPKQCVECDCFDGSFTCQRFDTETRCPPLPCPPSEQISVAEECCKFCPDIDECKQQGGSEGHHCNANTKCVNVIGSYTCECLPGYHRVDKFNCAELDECATGHHACDEHATCVNTAGSYYCICKDGYTGDGYTCKPVCNQTCQNGGECVAPGRCSCRRGYIGNSCELDLDECASDLHRCHQSSTCFNMPGWYYCRCKPGYRSALHDSTQGTQCLDIDECNDQTIERRHTCHPSAKCVNTEGGYECMCPPQEDNHTAEECRLSCWFESREVKNGETLAPAGNPCRRCTCKDGVITCRDPICDCSAPGSHRDKCCPQCDPAASCRHQELHHLVFRSGERWIYQCQTCECLYGEIDCWQMECPPVSCSNPVTEDGDCCPRCEDDPCARELPGNGTSLSLLTRPRPCSYSGIIHDSGSSWQDPHDKCTTCECKVPYCAQLVSNSACCVHRTGSYAVATITAALAIWAATSSNVLQSLFLSLTYAAYRALRGHRWLTVHRKQLYQRLPLPAQLVQRSPAATSCHPRLLPRPSEAGPAWPGKPTGACRTACQSSRCNDRGTTLASERNGNKSCLQTGTSCSPEQRRRRRRRTNALHPRRRRRRRRPKLRPSLKRLRSRRDGSVPKRPTSPTIEATRPTSPLPRPPRHRRLRRLSRCWCPPRTLSRSPAPPATATPTDVRHPPAAIGEATTATPWRGTAPPEPVASVDS; the protein is encoded by the exons TGTCCGGCACGACAAACAAGAAAGAGGAAGCGACGGCGGCGGTGGCCAATGTTGGCGTCACAGAAGAGACTTCCGGTGTCCTGGCCACGAGACCCAGAACTGGCAGCGATCCTGGAGGAGGTATAGACCTGTTGGCAGCGTTACAGCTGCACAATACGACCCGACAGGGTGTTACACAGGTGCCAGGCCTAGTTAGGTTAAAGCCAGCCTATTATCTTCAGG GCGAGGAGAGGGAGCTGCGACTGAACGAGGCGAGCTTCGAACGAGCGGCCACGCTACTCCGGCGGGTTCCGGAATTCACTATAGCAGCCGCTTTGCGACAAGAGGAGGCCAATTCCGGGACGATCGTCGCCTTTTCACATGGGAACAATAG ATATTTGGAGCTGCAGAGCAGCGGTCGTAAAGACGAGCTTCGACTTCATTACGTGTCCCGTCGTGACGGGACTGTCCACGTGGAGGCGTTTCCTTTCCGACTGGCCGACGGTGCCTGGCACAGGGTCGCCCTAAGCGTAAGCGGCTCGCAGGTCGAGCTGCTCGTCGACTGTCATCCCTTGTACAGGCGGTTGCTCAGGCCTGGACCACCTGACACCAATTTCACTCTGCCTCAACTTCAGCTCTGGGTAGGACAGAGAAACGTCAGGCACTTTCTCTTCAAG GGTGCTTTACAGGATGTGAAGTTGATACCCGGCCCTCATGGCTACCTTTCACAGTGTCCCCAACTCGATTCGTCCTGTCCCACCTGCGGTCAATTTTCTATACTACAAAACACAGTCGAGCAGCTGATGCATAACCTCAACGAACTATCACGTAGG CTAGCCGCTGCAGAGGGCAGAATAAGCAAAGTGGAGGAGTGCGAGTGCCAAAAAGCGTGCAGGGCTAACGGCACGGTTCACGAGGACGGCGCCACTTGGGAGAAGGGCTGTCAACAGTGTTCGTGCGTGCACGGAGAAATAGAATGCCGGCCAACGCCCTGTGCTGCTGTCACTTGCAAGAATCCCGTCATTCCTCAAGGACAATGTTGTCCGATCTGTTTGA AACAATGTTACTTGCATGGCGTGATTTACGATCACGGCGAGAAAGTCTCGCCGAAACAGTGCGTCGAGTGCGACTGTTTCGACGGCAGTTTCACTTGCCAGAGATTTGACACGGAAACCAGATGTCCGCCATTGCCTTGTCCTCCTAGCGAACAGATCAGCGTAGCCGAGGAATGCTGCAAATTCTGTCCAG ACATAGACGAGTGTAAACAACAAGGTGGCTCGGAAGGTCATCACTGCAACGCTAACACAAAATGCGTGAACGTGATCGGCTCGTACACGTGCGAGTGTCTTCCGGGCTACCATAGAGTGGACAAATTCAACTGCGCCGAACTCGACGAGTGTGCGACTGGCCACCACGCGTGCGACGAACACGCGACCTGTGTGAACACCGCGGGCAGTTACTATTGCATCTGCAAGGATGGCTACACTGGCGATGGCTACACCTGCAAAC CCGTCTGCAATCAGACCTGTCAGAACGGCGGCGAGTGCGTGGCGCCAGGAAGATGTTCCTGTCGTCGCGGTTACATAGGCAACAGTTGCGAGCTCGACCTGGATGAATGCGCCAGCGATCTCCATCGCTGTCACCAGTCGTCCACTTGTTTCAATATGCCTGGATGGTATTACTGCCGTTGCAAGCCCGGATACAGAAGCGCCCTTCACGACAGCACCCAGGGCACGCAGTGTCTCGACATCGACGAGTGCAACGATCAGACGATCGAGAGGAGACACACGTGTCACCCCAGCGCCAAGTGCGTCAACACCGAGGGTGGATACGAGTGCATGTGTCCGCCTCAGGAGGACAATCACACCGCCGAGGAGTGTAGATTGA GTTGTTGGTTCGAGAGTCGAGAGGTTAAGAATGGAGAGACCTTGGCACCGGCTGGGAATCCTTGCAGAAGATGCACCTGCAAGGACGGAGTCATCACATGCAGGGACCCCATCTGCGACTGCAGTGCCCCGGGGAGTCACAGGGACAAGTGCTGCCCGCAGTGCGATCCGGCAGCCTCGTGCAGGCACCAGGAACTCCATCACCTAGTCTTCAGGAGCGGTGAACGATGGATTTATCAGTGTCAGACTTGCGAATGCCTG TACGGTGAGATAGACTGCTGGCAGATGGAGTGTCCACCGGTGAGCTGTTCGAACCCCGTGACGGAGGACGGGGACTGTTGTCCGCGTTGCGAGGACGATCCCTGTGCGAGAGAGCTACCAGGAAACGGTACCTCTCTCTCGTTGCTGACTCGACCAAGGCCTTGCAGTTACTCCGGCATCATCCACGACAGTGGCAGCTCCTGGCAGGATCCCCATGACAAGTGCACCACGTGCGAGTGCAAG GTGCCGTACTGCGCCCAATTGGTGAGCAATAGCGCGTGTTGTGTGCATCG GACGGGCAGCTATGCTGTAGCTACGATTACGGCTGCGCTGGCGATCTGGGCAGCAACGAGCAGCAACGTCCTCCAGTCGTTGTTCCTGAGCCTGACGTACGCGGCCTATCGAGCGCTGCGGGGTCACCGATGGCTGACGGTGCACCGGAAGCAGCTCTATCAGCGGTTACCGCTTCCAGCACAGCTGGTGCAACGATCACCAGCAGCTACCTCCTGTCACCCTCGTCTTCTTCCTCGTCCGTCGGAAGCGGGTCCAGCGTGGCCAGGAAAACCCACCGGAGCCTGCAGGACAGCCTGCCAAAGCAGCCGATGCAACGACAGAGGGACGACCCTCGCGTCGGAACGCAACGGCAACAAGTCGTGCCTACAGACAGGTACCAGCTGCTCCCCGGAGCAGCGACGGCGTCGTCGTCGACGCACGAACGCGTTGCACCCacgtcgacgtcgtcgtcgacgACGGCCAAAGCTCCGGCCAAGTCTCAAGCGCCTACGCTCGCGCCGCGACGGCAGCGTCCCAAAGCGACCAACCTCACCAACCATCGAGGCAACGCGTCCTACTTCTCCCCTCCCTCGTCCTCCTCGTCACCGTCGTCTTCGCCGCCTATCACGATGCTGGTGCCCTCCGAGGACACTGTCTCGTTCACCAGCACCACCAGCGACAGCGACGCCGACGGACGTCAGACATCCACCGGCCGCCATCGGAGAAGCGACGACGGCGACACCATGGCGCGGGACAGCGCCACCTGAGCCCGTTGCTTCCGTGGACAGCTAG
- the LOC100879299 gene encoding protein kinase C-binding protein NELL1 isoform X6, with product MSISFILLVSVLLCWLVLIPISLTFAGSQSKNRPTNMSGTTNKKEEATAAVANVGVTEETSGVLATRPRTGSDPGGGIDLLAALQLHNTTRQGVTQVPGLVRLKPAYYLQGEERELRLNEASFERAATLLRRVPEFTIAAALRQEEANSGTIVAFSHGNNRYLELQSSGRKDELRLHYVSRRDGTVHVEAFPFRLADGAWHRVALSVSGSQVELLVDCHPLYRRLLRPGPPDTNFTLPQLQLWVGQRNVRHFLFKGALQDVKLIPGPHGYLSQCPQLDSSCPTCGQFSILQNTVEQLMHNLNELSRRLAAAEGRISKVEECECQKACRANGTVHEDGATWEKGCQQCSCVHGEIECRPTPCAAVTCKNPVIPQGQCCPICLKQCYLHGVIYDHGEKVSPKQCVECDCFDGSFTCQRFDTETRCPPLPCPPSEQISVAEECCKFCPGVDYCAKGHKCHANASCLNLQTTYACHCDIGFQGDGHNCHDIDECKQQGGSEGHHCNANTKCVNVIGSYTCECLPGYHRVDKFNCAELDECATGHHACDEHATCVNTAGSYYCICKDGYTGDGYTCKPVCNQTCQNGGECVAPGRCSCRRGYIGNSCELDLDECASDLHRCHQSSTCFNMPGWYYCRCKPGYRSALHDSTQGTQCLDIDECNDQTIERRHTCHPSAKCVNTEGGYECMCPPQEDNHTAEECRLSCWFESREVKNGETLAPAGNPCRRCTCKDGVITCRDPICDCSAPGSHRDKCCPQCDPAASCRHQELHHLVFRSGERWIYQCQTCECLYGEIDCWQMECPPVSCSNPVTEDGDCCPRCEDDPCARELPGNGTSLSLLTRPRPCSYSGIIHDSGSSWQDPHDKCTTCECKVPYCAQLVSNSACCVHRTGSYAVATITAALAIWAATSSNVLQSLFLSLTYAAYRALRGHRWLTVHRKQLYQRLPLPAQLVQRSPAATSCHPRLLPRPSEAGPAWPGKPTGACRTACQSSRCNDRGTTLASERNGNKSCLQTGTSCSPEQRRRRRRRTNALHPRRRRRRRRPKLRPSLKRLRSRRDGSVPKRPTSPTIEATRPTSPLPRPPRHRRLRRLSRCWCPPRTLSRSPAPPATATPTDVRHPPAAIGEATTATPWRGTAPPEPVASVDS from the exons TGTCCGGCACGACAAACAAGAAAGAGGAAGCGACGGCGGCGGTGGCCAATGTTGGCGTCACAGAAGAGACTTCCGGTGTCCTGGCCACGAGACCCAGAACTGGCAGCGATCCTGGAGGAGGTATAGACCTGTTGGCAGCGTTACAGCTGCACAATACGACCCGACAGGGTGTTACACAGGTGCCAGGCCTAGTTAGGTTAAAGCCAGCCTATTATCTTCAGG GCGAGGAGAGGGAGCTGCGACTGAACGAGGCGAGCTTCGAACGAGCGGCCACGCTACTCCGGCGGGTTCCGGAATTCACTATAGCAGCCGCTTTGCGACAAGAGGAGGCCAATTCCGGGACGATCGTCGCCTTTTCACATGGGAACAATAG ATATTTGGAGCTGCAGAGCAGCGGTCGTAAAGACGAGCTTCGACTTCATTACGTGTCCCGTCGTGACGGGACTGTCCACGTGGAGGCGTTTCCTTTCCGACTGGCCGACGGTGCCTGGCACAGGGTCGCCCTAAGCGTAAGCGGCTCGCAGGTCGAGCTGCTCGTCGACTGTCATCCCTTGTACAGGCGGTTGCTCAGGCCTGGACCACCTGACACCAATTTCACTCTGCCTCAACTTCAGCTCTGGGTAGGACAGAGAAACGTCAGGCACTTTCTCTTCAAG GGTGCTTTACAGGATGTGAAGTTGATACCCGGCCCTCATGGCTACCTTTCACAGTGTCCCCAACTCGATTCGTCCTGTCCCACCTGCGGTCAATTTTCTATACTACAAAACACAGTCGAGCAGCTGATGCATAACCTCAACGAACTATCACGTAGG CTAGCCGCTGCAGAGGGCAGAATAAGCAAAGTGGAGGAGTGCGAGTGCCAAAAAGCGTGCAGGGCTAACGGCACGGTTCACGAGGACGGCGCCACTTGGGAGAAGGGCTGTCAACAGTGTTCGTGCGTGCACGGAGAAATAGAATGCCGGCCAACGCCCTGTGCTGCTGTCACTTGCAAGAATCCCGTCATTCCTCAAGGACAATGTTGTCCGATCTGTTTGA AACAATGTTACTTGCATGGCGTGATTTACGATCACGGCGAGAAAGTCTCGCCGAAACAGTGCGTCGAGTGCGACTGTTTCGACGGCAGTTTCACTTGCCAGAGATTTGACACGGAAACCAGATGTCCGCCATTGCCTTGTCCTCCTAGCGAACAGATCAGCGTAGCCGAGGAATGCTGCAAATTCTGTCCAG GGGTGGACTACTGCGCGAAGGGCCACAAGTGTCACGCTAATGCATCCTGCCTGAACCTGCAGACAACGTACGCCTGCCACTGCGATATCGGTTTCCAAGGGGACGGTCATAACTGTCACG ACATAGACGAGTGTAAACAACAAGGTGGCTCGGAAGGTCATCACTGCAACGCTAACACAAAATGCGTGAACGTGATCGGCTCGTACACGTGCGAGTGTCTTCCGGGCTACCATAGAGTGGACAAATTCAACTGCGCCGAACTCGACGAGTGTGCGACTGGCCACCACGCGTGCGACGAACACGCGACCTGTGTGAACACCGCGGGCAGTTACTATTGCATCTGCAAGGATGGCTACACTGGCGATGGCTACACCTGCAAAC CCGTCTGCAATCAGACCTGTCAGAACGGCGGCGAGTGCGTGGCGCCAGGAAGATGTTCCTGTCGTCGCGGTTACATAGGCAACAGTTGCGAGCTCGACCTGGATGAATGCGCCAGCGATCTCCATCGCTGTCACCAGTCGTCCACTTGTTTCAATATGCCTGGATGGTATTACTGCCGTTGCAAGCCCGGATACAGAAGCGCCCTTCACGACAGCACCCAGGGCACGCAGTGTCTCGACATCGACGAGTGCAACGATCAGACGATCGAGAGGAGACACACGTGTCACCCCAGCGCCAAGTGCGTCAACACCGAGGGTGGATACGAGTGCATGTGTCCGCCTCAGGAGGACAATCACACCGCCGAGGAGTGTAGATTGA GTTGTTGGTTCGAGAGTCGAGAGGTTAAGAATGGAGAGACCTTGGCACCGGCTGGGAATCCTTGCAGAAGATGCACCTGCAAGGACGGAGTCATCACATGCAGGGACCCCATCTGCGACTGCAGTGCCCCGGGGAGTCACAGGGACAAGTGCTGCCCGCAGTGCGATCCGGCAGCCTCGTGCAGGCACCAGGAACTCCATCACCTAGTCTTCAGGAGCGGTGAACGATGGATTTATCAGTGTCAGACTTGCGAATGCCTG TACGGTGAGATAGACTGCTGGCAGATGGAGTGTCCACCGGTGAGCTGTTCGAACCCCGTGACGGAGGACGGGGACTGTTGTCCGCGTTGCGAGGACGATCCCTGTGCGAGAGAGCTACCAGGAAACGGTACCTCTCTCTCGTTGCTGACTCGACCAAGGCCTTGCAGTTACTCCGGCATCATCCACGACAGTGGCAGCTCCTGGCAGGATCCCCATGACAAGTGCACCACGTGCGAGTGCAAG GTGCCGTACTGCGCCCAATTGGTGAGCAATAGCGCGTGTTGTGTGCATCG GACGGGCAGCTATGCTGTAGCTACGATTACGGCTGCGCTGGCGATCTGGGCAGCAACGAGCAGCAACGTCCTCCAGTCGTTGTTCCTGAGCCTGACGTACGCGGCCTATCGAGCGCTGCGGGGTCACCGATGGCTGACGGTGCACCGGAAGCAGCTCTATCAGCGGTTACCGCTTCCAGCACAGCTGGTGCAACGATCACCAGCAGCTACCTCCTGTCACCCTCGTCTTCTTCCTCGTCCGTCGGAAGCGGGTCCAGCGTGGCCAGGAAAACCCACCGGAGCCTGCAGGACAGCCTGCCAAAGCAGCCGATGCAACGACAGAGGGACGACCCTCGCGTCGGAACGCAACGGCAACAAGTCGTGCCTACAGACAGGTACCAGCTGCTCCCCGGAGCAGCGACGGCGTCGTCGTCGACGCACGAACGCGTTGCACCCacgtcgacgtcgtcgtcgacgACGGCCAAAGCTCCGGCCAAGTCTCAAGCGCCTACGCTCGCGCCGCGACGGCAGCGTCCCAAAGCGACCAACCTCACCAACCATCGAGGCAACGCGTCCTACTTCTCCCCTCCCTCGTCCTCCTCGTCACCGTCGTCTTCGCCGCCTATCACGATGCTGGTGCCCTCCGAGGACACTGTCTCGTTCACCAGCACCACCAGCGACAGCGACGCCGACGGACGTCAGACATCCACCGGCCGCCATCGGAGAAGCGACGACGGCGACACCATGGCGCGGGACAGCGCCACCTGAGCCCGTTGCTTCCGTGGACAGCTAG
- the LOC100879299 gene encoding protein kinase C-binding protein NELL1 isoform X2: MYYGPVIDRTGSSCSPSDLQQPRSPRRRGATTTSGVPKDVDADQELLFQREEPAYVVLDVQPRPGCAAAAASSHRGQRPARRRTGGNAIRIFLLAAVAAFLAIAVSPVSGTTNKKEEATAAVANVGVTEETSGVLATRPRTGSDPGGGIDLLAALQLHNTTRQGVTQVPGLVRLKPAYYLQGEERELRLNEASFERAATLLRRVPEFTIAAALRQEEANSGTIVAFSHGNNRYLELQSSGRKDELRLHYVSRRDGTVHVEAFPFRLADGAWHRVALSVSGSQVELLVDCHPLYRRLLRPGPPDTNFTLPQLQLWVGQRNVRHFLFKGALQDVKLIPGPHGYLSQCPQLDSSCPTCGQFSILQNTVEQLMHNLNELSRRLAAAEGRISKVEECECQKACRANGTVHEDGATWEKGCQQCSCVHGEIECRPTPCAAVTCKNPVIPQGQCCPICLKQCYLHGVIYDHGEKVSPKQCVECDCFDGSFTCQRFDTETRCPPLPCPPSEQISVAEECCKFCPGVDYCAKGHKCHANASCLNLQTTYACHCDIGFQGDGHNCHDIDECKQQGGSEGHHCNANTKCVNVIGSYTCECLPGYHRVDKFNCAELDECATGHHACDEHATCVNTAGSYYCICKDGYTGDGYTCKPVCNQTCQNGGECVAPGRCSCRRGYIGNSCELDLDECASDLHRCHQSSTCFNMPGWYYCRCKPGYRSALHDSTQGTQCLDIDECNDQTIERRHTCHPSAKCVNTEGGYECMCPPQEDNHTAEECRLSCWFESREVKNGETLAPAGNPCRRCTCKDGVITCRDPICDCSAPGSHRDKCCPQCDPAASCRHQELHHLVFRSGERWIYQCQTCECLYGEIDCWQMECPPVSCSNPVTEDGDCCPRCEDDPCARELPGNGTSLSLLTRPRPCSYSGIIHDSGSSWQDPHDKCTTCECKVPYCAQLVSNSACCVHRTGSYAVATITAALAIWAATSSNVLQSLFLSLTYAAYRALRGHRWLTVHRKQLYQRLPLPAQLVQRSPAATSCHPRLLPRPSEAGPAWPGKPTGACRTACQSSRCNDRGTTLASERNGNKSCLQTGTSCSPEQRRRRRRRTNALHPRRRRRRRRPKLRPSLKRLRSRRDGSVPKRPTSPTIEATRPTSPLPRPPRHRRLRRLSRCWCPPRTLSRSPAPPATATPTDVRHPPAAIGEATTATPWRGTAPPEPVASVDS; the protein is encoded by the exons TGTCCGGCACGACAAACAAGAAAGAGGAAGCGACGGCGGCGGTGGCCAATGTTGGCGTCACAGAAGAGACTTCCGGTGTCCTGGCCACGAGACCCAGAACTGGCAGCGATCCTGGAGGAGGTATAGACCTGTTGGCAGCGTTACAGCTGCACAATACGACCCGACAGGGTGTTACACAGGTGCCAGGCCTAGTTAGGTTAAAGCCAGCCTATTATCTTCAGG GCGAGGAGAGGGAGCTGCGACTGAACGAGGCGAGCTTCGAACGAGCGGCCACGCTACTCCGGCGGGTTCCGGAATTCACTATAGCAGCCGCTTTGCGACAAGAGGAGGCCAATTCCGGGACGATCGTCGCCTTTTCACATGGGAACAATAG ATATTTGGAGCTGCAGAGCAGCGGTCGTAAAGACGAGCTTCGACTTCATTACGTGTCCCGTCGTGACGGGACTGTCCACGTGGAGGCGTTTCCTTTCCGACTGGCCGACGGTGCCTGGCACAGGGTCGCCCTAAGCGTAAGCGGCTCGCAGGTCGAGCTGCTCGTCGACTGTCATCCCTTGTACAGGCGGTTGCTCAGGCCTGGACCACCTGACACCAATTTCACTCTGCCTCAACTTCAGCTCTGGGTAGGACAGAGAAACGTCAGGCACTTTCTCTTCAAG GGTGCTTTACAGGATGTGAAGTTGATACCCGGCCCTCATGGCTACCTTTCACAGTGTCCCCAACTCGATTCGTCCTGTCCCACCTGCGGTCAATTTTCTATACTACAAAACACAGTCGAGCAGCTGATGCATAACCTCAACGAACTATCACGTAGG CTAGCCGCTGCAGAGGGCAGAATAAGCAAAGTGGAGGAGTGCGAGTGCCAAAAAGCGTGCAGGGCTAACGGCACGGTTCACGAGGACGGCGCCACTTGGGAGAAGGGCTGTCAACAGTGTTCGTGCGTGCACGGAGAAATAGAATGCCGGCCAACGCCCTGTGCTGCTGTCACTTGCAAGAATCCCGTCATTCCTCAAGGACAATGTTGTCCGATCTGTTTGA AACAATGTTACTTGCATGGCGTGATTTACGATCACGGCGAGAAAGTCTCGCCGAAACAGTGCGTCGAGTGCGACTGTTTCGACGGCAGTTTCACTTGCCAGAGATTTGACACGGAAACCAGATGTCCGCCATTGCCTTGTCCTCCTAGCGAACAGATCAGCGTAGCCGAGGAATGCTGCAAATTCTGTCCAG GGGTGGACTACTGCGCGAAGGGCCACAAGTGTCACGCTAATGCATCCTGCCTGAACCTGCAGACAACGTACGCCTGCCACTGCGATATCGGTTTCCAAGGGGACGGTCATAACTGTCACG ACATAGACGAGTGTAAACAACAAGGTGGCTCGGAAGGTCATCACTGCAACGCTAACACAAAATGCGTGAACGTGATCGGCTCGTACACGTGCGAGTGTCTTCCGGGCTACCATAGAGTGGACAAATTCAACTGCGCCGAACTCGACGAGTGTGCGACTGGCCACCACGCGTGCGACGAACACGCGACCTGTGTGAACACCGCGGGCAGTTACTATTGCATCTGCAAGGATGGCTACACTGGCGATGGCTACACCTGCAAAC CCGTCTGCAATCAGACCTGTCAGAACGGCGGCGAGTGCGTGGCGCCAGGAAGATGTTCCTGTCGTCGCGGTTACATAGGCAACAGTTGCGAGCTCGACCTGGATGAATGCGCCAGCGATCTCCATCGCTGTCACCAGTCGTCCACTTGTTTCAATATGCCTGGATGGTATTACTGCCGTTGCAAGCCCGGATACAGAAGCGCCCTTCACGACAGCACCCAGGGCACGCAGTGTCTCGACATCGACGAGTGCAACGATCAGACGATCGAGAGGAGACACACGTGTCACCCCAGCGCCAAGTGCGTCAACACCGAGGGTGGATACGAGTGCATGTGTCCGCCTCAGGAGGACAATCACACCGCCGAGGAGTGTAGATTGA GTTGTTGGTTCGAGAGTCGAGAGGTTAAGAATGGAGAGACCTTGGCACCGGCTGGGAATCCTTGCAGAAGATGCACCTGCAAGGACGGAGTCATCACATGCAGGGACCCCATCTGCGACTGCAGTGCCCCGGGGAGTCACAGGGACAAGTGCTGCCCGCAGTGCGATCCGGCAGCCTCGTGCAGGCACCAGGAACTCCATCACCTAGTCTTCAGGAGCGGTGAACGATGGATTTATCAGTGTCAGACTTGCGAATGCCTG TACGGTGAGATAGACTGCTGGCAGATGGAGTGTCCACCGGTGAGCTGTTCGAACCCCGTGACGGAGGACGGGGACTGTTGTCCGCGTTGCGAGGACGATCCCTGTGCGAGAGAGCTACCAGGAAACGGTACCTCTCTCTCGTTGCTGACTCGACCAAGGCCTTGCAGTTACTCCGGCATCATCCACGACAGTGGCAGCTCCTGGCAGGATCCCCATGACAAGTGCACCACGTGCGAGTGCAAG GTGCCGTACTGCGCCCAATTGGTGAGCAATAGCGCGTGTTGTGTGCATCG GACGGGCAGCTATGCTGTAGCTACGATTACGGCTGCGCTGGCGATCTGGGCAGCAACGAGCAGCAACGTCCTCCAGTCGTTGTTCCTGAGCCTGACGTACGCGGCCTATCGAGCGCTGCGGGGTCACCGATGGCTGACGGTGCACCGGAAGCAGCTCTATCAGCGGTTACCGCTTCCAGCACAGCTGGTGCAACGATCACCAGCAGCTACCTCCTGTCACCCTCGTCTTCTTCCTCGTCCGTCGGAAGCGGGTCCAGCGTGGCCAGGAAAACCCACCGGAGCCTGCAGGACAGCCTGCCAAAGCAGCCGATGCAACGACAGAGGGACGACCCTCGCGTCGGAACGCAACGGCAACAAGTCGTGCCTACAGACAGGTACCAGCTGCTCCCCGGAGCAGCGACGGCGTCGTCGTCGACGCACGAACGCGTTGCACCCacgtcgacgtcgtcgtcgacgACGGCCAAAGCTCCGGCCAAGTCTCAAGCGCCTACGCTCGCGCCGCGACGGCAGCGTCCCAAAGCGACCAACCTCACCAACCATCGAGGCAACGCGTCCTACTTCTCCCCTCCCTCGTCCTCCTCGTCACCGTCGTCTTCGCCGCCTATCACGATGCTGGTGCCCTCCGAGGACACTGTCTCGTTCACCAGCACCACCAGCGACAGCGACGCCGACGGACGTCAGACATCCACCGGCCGCCATCGGAGAAGCGACGACGGCGACACCATGGCGCGGGACAGCGCCACCTGAGCCCGTTGCTTCCGTGGACAGCTAG